A segment of the Streptomyces sp. L2 genome:
CGACCTCCGGCCACAACTTGCGGCACGTCGCGTACGAGCGACGCTCCATGTAGGGCTTGGAGATCAGCAGCAGCGACTCGACCCCGATACCGGCTCCGGCCAGCAGCTCACGGGAGAAGGTGATGTTCTGGCCGGTGTTCGCCGCCTTCGCCTCGACCAGGATCGCCTCGTCCGGCACGCCCAGACCCAGAGCGTGCTCGCGGTAATGGACCGCTTCGCCGCGCGGGAAGCGGGCCCGGGTGGTGGGGCTGTTGCCGCCGCTGAAGACCACGACCGGGAAGAGGCCGGCGCGGTAGAGGTCGGCGGCCGCCGTGGCGACACCGAGGTCGTGGCTGCCCAGGCCGATCGCCGCCGAGCAGGGCCGCTGCTCGTGGCCCATCTGGTGGTAGTTCCAGATCAGCGTCGCATCGTGGAACTGCTCGTCGGTGATCTGGCGCTGCTCGTGCTCCGGCACTGGCACTCCCTGGCTCATCCCTGCTGGTCCTTCCGGATGCCCTCGATGCTGCGCAGCTGGTGGCTCAGCCCGTACTGGCGAGCCACCTGTGCCGCCTGATCGAGGACGGACAGCCCATCATTCCGGGTCGCCGCATCCGACAGAAGGATGTGCCCGTACGCGGTGTCCAACCGCACCCGCTGCATCGGGGAGTCGACCGTGCCGGTGGTCCGCGCGATGCCGATGTAATGCAGGGCCTGCTTCAGGTCGCCGGCGCCCCGGTGGGCCAGGGCCAGCTTCTGGTGGGCGACCGACCAGTCCTCCGGCTCGCCCAGGTCCTCGAAGGAGCGAGTGGCCTCGACCATGACGCCGGTCGCGTACTCGTTGTCGCCCTCCTTGCTCAGCGCCGTACCCACCCACAGCCGCGCCCTGGCACGGTCACGCGGGCTCAGGCGCTGGTCCCTAGCGAGGAGTTCGTAATGGCGAGCGGAGGATTCCAACTGGCCCGACATCTCCTGGACAACGGCCAGGGACAGCTCGATCTGAGCCACCCGGCGCGGGATGTCGAGTTCGGTGAACATACCGCGAGCGGTCACGTAGGAGTGCCGGGCTGAGAGTGGGCCGAGGATCGCGCCCTGATCGCGCTGGAGGTCGCCAAGGAGCACGAGGGAACGGCCGTACAAATAGAGGCCCTTGTCGTCCAGCTGATGCGGTACACGGCTGCCCAACCAGCGGTTCAACAAGGTCGAGGCGAACGGGAAGTCCTGGCGGCTGATGCAGATAACAGCGCGCTCGATGTCCTCGGTCCAAGTCTCGTAGTCCGCCGGCCGCGCGCTCTTCCGCTCAGGGAACAGCACTGCCTCGAAGCGGGCTTGGGCGGCGGAATCCGCCCGTGCGAGTGCGGTATCGAGGATGGCCTGGGTGTCCGGTCGGGGCTGCGTCTCCGCGCCGAGGCTCTCCCACTTCGCAACCGTGCGCAGCGCGACACCGAGGTGCTCGGCGAAAGCGCGCGTACTCATACGCAACGCGGCGCGCAGGGCGCTCGCCTCCCGACCTGTCCACTGCTGCACGCTGACCACGGATGACCTCCCTCCGTCACGTATGGAAGCACTGTCGGTGACGACGTGGGGTGGGAAGTGCAACGGAAGTGCAACAGCAGGTCATTTCGAGGCCGTTCACGACGGCCGACGCTGTGGGCATGGACGACGACCTCATCACCGAACGCCGCCCCGTCGCCTTCCCTCAGGTCTTTGGCTACCTACGCCACGTCACCGGCGGGCTGCCCCGCCACGCGGCGCTCGTCGACTGCCTCACCGAGTACTGCGACCGGCACGAACTGGCCCTGTGCGGCGTCTTCACCGAACGCGACTCCGCGGTGATCATCCGCTCCCCCGCCTTCGTCGGTCTGCTCGACGTGCTCGAACTCCCCGATGCCTACGGTGCCGTGGTTCCGGCTCTCAGCCACCTCGGCCCGAAGGACCTCGGCAGCGAGCGCAAGCGGCAGATAACAGCAATTGGCGCTCGTCTGATCGTGGTCCGCCCCCTCACGCCGACCACGGGATCCCCCTCTTCGCTCGGCGCGAGCCACAACTTCCGGCCGCAGGGAGATGCGTGATGTCCGTGCGTGACGCGTTGCGAAGCGCGCCCATGGTGAACGACGTGCCGGGGCTGCGGCTGCTGAAGGTCGGCGATGGCTGGGACGTCGTGCGCACCTCCGCCGAGATCGGCCTCCTGGCCCTGGCCTACCTGCGCTGCATCGGTACGTCCGTGGGCCCCGTGCTCTACGACAGGCCCAACGGGCGTCTCTACTACGCCGTCCCGACCGGCTCCGCAGCCAGTTGGGTCGATTTGCCGGTACGGCACCTCTCCACCAACTCCTGGCTCGTCGCCCCCGGCCTGGAGCTGCTCGACGACTGGTTCGGCGGATGGTGCGAACTACCCGACGACGACACCCTCACCGACACGGACGTCCTCCGCGCTGCTCTCCAGCACCCCTACGTCGCCACAACTCTGGAGGCGGTTCGATGACCAGCCGCACGATCATGTGCCACCAGGAATGGACCCTCCAGCCCGACCGGGAGCCCGACGCCGAGCCCACCACGTACGCCATGCAGTGCGCGGTCTGTGGCGAGACCTCGCCGCCCGGCACCGACTTCGCCGATCCGCAGAGCTGGGTGTTCACGCACGGTGGCCGCAACCCCTCGCACCATACCTACCGGGAGATCATCACCCGCTCGTGGAGGGCCTGGTGGAAGCCGTGAACGGCCGTGTTGCCGCCCGGGCCGCCCGCTACACCGGACCACTGCTGATCGTGCTCGTATCCGCCGCGTGCGGCTTCGTGATCGGCGTGGCCGCCTCGACCGCACGCCTCACGCCATGACCCGCGCTTGGCGAAGGGATCCGCCGGCCGAGCTGGCGGCCAGCCTGATCACCGCCCACCACCAGGTCCGACCAACCCCTCCTACCCAACCCAGTGGAGGTCCCATGACCGGGATGAACATCAGCGCCGAGAGGCTAACGACCAAAACAACTCCTCGGCTCGTGGCCAGCCCGTTTCTCGCCCAGTACCTCCTTGTCCAGCCCGGCCTGGCGGCAGGCGTGCGCATCCCGGAGGTCCGCTACGAGGAGCTGCGGACTTCGGGGGCGGAAAGACGATCCGTCCCGGACTGGCTGGCCGACGCGGCGAGGGAGGCATGGGGGACCGAACTGCCCTCGTCGCCAGTCGGCGACATCGTCCTCGTCCGCGAGCGGTCCCAGTACGGGTACGGCAAGGCGTCGTGGGAGATCAACCTCGGCTGCGACTACGACTGCGAGTTCTGCTACCTCGGCGAGAAGCGGTTCGAGGGCCTTGACTGGGCAGGCAAGCGGACGTTGCTCCAGACACTGAGGGACGCCGGTGTCCTGTGGTTGCAGATCACAGGCGGTGAGGCGCTGATCGACCGCGAGTTCGGCGCGGCGTACGAGTACGCCCACCAGCTCGGGATGATGGTCCAGGTCTCGTCCAACGGCTCCAGCTTGCGGAAGCAACCGATCCGGGACCTGTTCGCCCGCCACCGGCCGTACCGGCTGACCCTGAGCGTGTACGGCGCGACCGCCGAGACGTACGACAAGGTCACGCGGAATCGCGGGGCGTTCAGCCGGTTCCTGATGGGCCTGGACGCCGCCCGCGAGGACCGGCTACCGGTCCGGCTAAACGTGATCGTCTCGGACGACAACGCGCATGAGACAGACGCAATGGTGCGCCTCGCGAAGTCGTACGGCTTCCCGCACCAGGTCTTCACGAACATGTCGCCCACGATCGACGGCGAGGCTAACCCGCTGGCGACGCAGGCACTGGGCCACCTCAAGGCCCGGAGCATCTTCACTGGCTGCAACGCCGGCCACACGTTCTTCCACGTCAACCCGCACGGCATCGCGTCAATCTGCAAGGTCGGCCGCGACCCGAGCGTGAACCTCATCACCGAGGGCGTCGAAGCCCTCCCCCGACTCGGCGTGATCGCCGAGTCCCTACAGCTCCGCACCGGTGGATGCTCCGGCTGTACGAAGGTCGGCACGTGCCGCACGTGCCGACCTCTGGCCAGGCTCTACCAGGAGGCGGGGGACCGACGAGAGCTCTACTGCCAGCATGGAGGTTACGGATCATGACTCCGCCCACCGCAACCCTGACCCCGCCCCGCGAACCGGTCATGCTCACCATCGGCCGACGTCCGATGGAAACGCCGACCAGTGCCCCACCGGTGCCGCTGACCGCCTTGTCGATCAAGGAGGACGAGTTCCAGATCATCGCCGACCTGGACGAGGCTGCCGAGGGCGCCGAGTGCAGTTGCTCGGCCGGTGACGACCAGCCGTACTAGATCCACCACGGGTGGCGCGCGTGCCGCCCGCTCGTTCCACTCCCTCAGTGCCGTCCCGGCCGTACCCTGGCCGGGGCGGCACTCCCTTGTACCCGAGCACCCCTGAGGAACCGCGCGTGTCCATGTCCCGCATCCCCTTCGAGCAACTCCCCGCCGGCATCCGACGGGCCATCGCCGACAAAACCGGCGCCGTCCATCAGGCGGCCACCGCGCCGACCGGCATGAACTCCGGCATCGCCTCTGTCCTGGAGACCGAAAGCGGCAGGGTCTTCGTGAAGGGCATCCCGACCGACCACCCCCAGGTCGGTGCGCAGCGCCGCGAGGCGGCGATCTCCCCGCATCTTCCGGCGTCCTGCCCACGCCTGTACTGGCACCTGGAGCTCGATGGCTGGAGCCTTCTTGGCTACGAGGTGGTCGACGGCCGCCACGCCGACTACGCGCCCGGCTCACCCGACCTGCCGCTCGTGGAAGCCGCCCTCACCGAACTACAAGCCGTCACGGCCCCGGCCGACATCGAAATCAAGGACGCTGTCGACCGGTGGGCGGACTACGCCCCGCCGGGGACGTTGCAGTACTTCAGCGGTGACATCCTCCTGCACACCGACTTCGCCAGGGATAACGTACTGATCGTCGGCAAACAGGCCCGGCTCGTCGACTGGGCGTGGCCGACGCGAGGTGCAGCATGGATCGACCCAGGCGCCCTGACACTGAGACTCATGGACTCCGGCCACCCGGTGGCGGAGGCGGTCGCCTTCGCGGGCCGCTTCCCGTCATGGCGGGACGCCGAACCGGAAGCCCTCGCGGCGTTCGGCGCGGCCACCGCGGCACTGTGGCGGGAAATCGCCGCGGAGGACGGGACGCCGTGGAAGCGGGGGATGGCGAAACAGGCGGCGACGCTCGGGCATATCCTCGGCGAGGGGCTGTAGGTCTCCTCGTTCCCGGGTCGGCACCCAGATGGCTTGTAGCAGGAGAAGTCACCAGTCCGGAACACTGCTCTAGCGCTCGGCGTAATGCAGGAACTGCCAGCCCAGCATGCCTAAAGCAAGCGTCTGCACGATGGAGACGATCAGGAGCAAAGGGTCGACGGCGCGAGAGCTCCAGAATGCGATCAGGCAGGTCATCGGCAATGCCAAGTACGTGAATTGATCGACAGCGGTTTGCAGGCGCTTGCGCGTGGTGCGGCTCGTGTCCTCACGGTGGTAGATCTCCCAGCCGAACACAGCGCCACGGGCCCCACTGAGCTCGGCCAACCGAGGCCCGAGTTGGTCGCGGATGTAGCGGCCGATCGCCGAGATCTTCTCGTCGTTGACCACCTAGGTCCAGCCCAGGACCAGGCAGATCACGGGAACGGCGAGCAACAGTTGGGCGCGCCTGTTCTGGACGGTGATCGCCAGGACCGCGGTTGAAGCGGCGAGCGTGAAGTAGAGCAGGTTGTCGCGGAATCCAATCCGAGCCTTCTGCTCCTCCTTGATACGGTCGTACTCAGCCAGCAGCAGTTTACTCTCGGTGACGTCCTCGGGGGCGGCCACGGCACCCGCCTTTCGAAAGACCGAGCAGGGATCGAATCTACATTCAATCGCCTTGCCTCTGAGCAGAGTTGTCCGACCCTAGAGTTACGCTGTTGATTAACGCCCCATGCGTATCAGTGCAGGACTGCACGGTCGCTCGGGCTCGGGTAGGACAGCCAGTCTTCGTGAGGTGCTACGTGCGTTCGTCCAGCGGAAAGATCGTTGTCTTCACCGCGCTGCCGCTGGAGTACCGAGCCGTGCGGGCGCGGGTACCAAACCCACAGCGGATCGACCACGAGGCGGGGACAATTTTCGAGTGTGGCCGGATCCCGGGAACCAGCTGGGAGGTCTACCTCGCTCAGGTCGGCCAGGGGAACCAGGGCGCAGCCATTCTCACTGAGCGCGCCATCCGCATGATCGGACCGGATGCCGTTTTCTTCACGGGCATCGCTGGCGGCATGAAGCACGACATTGCGCTGGGCGACGTCGTCGTCGCGACCCGGGTCTTCGCCTACCACGGGGGAAAGCAGGAAGGCACATTCAAGACCCGGCCCGAGACGTGGCCAGCATCGCACCGCCTTGAACAGGCAGCTCGCTTCGCCGTGTTGGACCCGCACTGGGCACAGGCCCTACTGCCAGCGGGCAGGGAGGCCCCCGAAGTCCACTTCAAACCGATCGCCGCCGGCGAGGTGGTGGTGAACGCCCGGGCGTCTGCGCTGCAGGAGCTTCTAGACGAGCACTACAACGGCGTCGCCGCGATCGAGACGGAAGGAGCAGGATTCGCAGGCGCCGCGTCCATGGCCGACCAGGTTCCGGCTCTGGTCATCCGTGGAATCAGTGACCGGGCTGACGGCAGCAAGCAGCACACAGATATCGGCGGCTTCCAGCTCATCGCCGCCGACAACGCCGCAGCCCTGACCATCGCCGTCATCAAGGCCCTGGTCTCCCCCGGAGCAGTCGACGCCGAGCCGCCGTCTCCACACCCCGACACCGTCGACACCCCTATCATCGCCAGCGCACTCATCGGGCAGCAGCTCAAGGAACCGCTGCCGGTCTCCTGGCGCAAGAAGCTGCTACCGCTGGGGTACAGCGAGAGCGCCACGATGGAAGTACACCTGATCCCGGAGGACAGCCCTCGGCTGCCCATGCGCCAGATGAATCAGCTGAAGGACGACCTCGTGTCCCGGGGGCGGTCGGAGGCGTTCTTCACAGCCACCGAAGAAGTGTCCAGCATCCTCGAAGCCGACTTCGCCGCTGCGTATGTCCGCGATCCGAGGCACGGTCGCAGCGTCGGTCTGGTGATTACTCAGTCAGGCCAGCGAACCTGCTGGGAGTCACTGCCCCGATCCACCAGCCTGCACATGCCGGTGCTGGACCCAGAGCACACCCAAGAACGCGTTGCTGACTTGCTCCGGTTCCTGCTGCGCCTCCACGATGCCCCGCGAACCCGATTCGCCCCCGCATTGGCTATCGATCCCGCCGAGATCCTGACCGTGATGAGCTTGGACGCCGCCAGAATGTCCACCAGTGCGGTCCTGGCACGCAGCGGACGCGGCGGCCCGGTGCAGATCATGCCCGATGAGGTCTGGGACGCCGCGACTATCGGCGCCGCGGTGCCGACGATCGCCGAAGAACTCACTCTGAGGCTCATGCACCACTTCCGAAGCCCGCCCGGTCTCCGGCAGTTTTGACTCGTGCTTCCTGAATGGCGTACGGCAGTTACAGTCCAGGGTGCTTTCACCCCCTTTCTGCAACACTCCGCTACCAGCGTGACGCCGAAACCACCCGAGTCCTGGCAGCCGACAGGGCACATCCAGGGCACATGAGCCTGGGAAACGGCGTCGACCCGTGAGAACTGCCGAGACGAGTTTTCCCAGGTCAACGCACGTTCCCCTGCGAAACCCCAGGCCAGCACCCTCCCGCCCCCAATCGCTGCACGAGTGGCAGGACTTCAGCCACCGCCTGCATGAGGCGGGGCACCAGCCGTACTGCTTGGTCTGGCCCTGAGCCGGGAGCCACAAGAGGCTTCGGGAAAACCCGTTGGCCGGGTGCGGTAGGCGCTGTTAGGTTTCTCGTGGCCGTGCGAGTGAGTCAGGAGGTGGTACCCGTGGACGTATCGACGTGGGTGCTCTCCTCTGGGGTCACGGTCGGGCGGTAGGTCGTCCGGGAGCGCCGTTTGTGGGCCTTCCGAAAGGCACGACCATGCACTTCACTTCTGAGCGGCGACTCGACGACGGTGTTGTCGAGCGCGAGTTCACCCTTGGTGGGATTCCGGGCTTCCTGTGGACGCCGGCGGGTGCGTCCGCCTCCGCGCCCGTACCGCTGATCCTGCTCGGCCACCCGAACCTCGGGCTGCGCCGGATGTACCCCCGGCTGGTGGGCCGGGCCCGGCACTCCGCGGCGGAGGGTTTCGCCACGGCCACCATCGAGCTTCCCGGAAGCGGCGACCGGCCGCGTCTGCCCGAGCTGGAGGAGGCCCGCGGCGAGCTGCGCCGGGTGATGCGGGCCGGTGAGCCGGTGGGTGAGGAAATCATCGACTCCGTGGTGCTGCCGCTGGTCGAGCGGGCGGTGCCGGAATGGCGGGCCGCCCTGGACGCACTCCTCGCGCTGCCCGAGATCGGCGGCCCGGTCGCCTACTCGGGGGGCGTGATCTCCATCGGCGTCCGGCTCGCGGTGGTCGAGCCGCGCATCGTCGCCGCCGGTCTCTTCGCCGGGAGCCTCGTACCGCGCGCCACGTTCGACGAGGCGCGGCAGGTCACCATTCCGCTGCACGTGCTGCTGCAGTGGGATGACGAGGGCAACGACCGGCAGGCGGCCCTTGATCTGTTCGACGCCTTCGGCTCCGAGGAGAAGTCGCTGCACGCCAACATGGGTGGCCATACCGGCGTCCCGCCGTGGGCCGGGGACGACGCGTCCCGGTTCTTCGCCCGGCATCTGAGCTAGGACCCGGTGCGCCCACCTCGTCAGTGGTCGGCGCGGTCGAGTTCCTCGTCGAGGGCGAGGGCCGCGGTGATCAGGGCGAGGTGGGTGAACGCCTGCGGGAAGTTGCCGAGTTGCTCGCCGGTGGCGCCGATCTCCTCGGCGAAGAGGCCGACGTGGTTGGCGTAGGTCAGCATTTTGTCGAAGGCGTAGCGGGCCTGGTAGCGGCGGCCGGCGCGGGCGAGGGCGTCGACGTAGAGGAAGCTGCACAGGGAGAAGGTGCCCTCGCTGCCGCGCAGGCCGTCGGGCGAGGCGGCCGGGTCGTAGCGGTAGACGAGGCTGTCGGAGACCAGTTCGGCCTCCATGGCGTCGAGGGTGTGCAGCCAGCGCGGGTCCCGGGGCGCGATGAAGCCGACGGCCGGCATCAGGAGCAGGGAGGCGTCCAGCACGTCACTGCCGTAGTGCTGGACGAACGCCTTGCGGCGGGGGCTCCAGCCGCGGTCCATGACCTGCCGCAGGATGGTGTCGCGGGCCTCGGTCCAGGCGGGTACGTCGGCCGGACGGGCCAGTTCCCGGGCGACGCGGATGCCGCGGTCGAAGGCCGTCCAGCACATGAGGCGGCTGTAGGTGAAGTCCTGACGGCCGCCGCGGGTCTCCCAGATGCCCTCGTCGGGGCGGTCCCACGTGCCCAGAAGCCAGTCCAGCACCCGGCACAGGCCGCGCCAGCCGTCGTAGCCCATGAACTCGGCCAGGTCGCCGGTGTGGGTGAGGGCGTGGACGGCCTCGCCGTAGATGTCGAGCTGGAGCTGGTCGGCGGCGCCGTTGCCGATGCGGACGGGGGCCGAGCCGCCGTAGCCCTCGAAGTGGCCGAGGATCTCCTCGGTCAGGTGGGGGTCGCCGTCGACGCGGTACATGATCTGCAGGGGTTCACCGGTGACCGTGCCGCCGCTCAGCATCCGCTCGCCGATCCAGCGGCGGAAGGCGTGGGCCTCCTCGACGAAGCCCAGGCCGAAGAGGGCGTGCACGGAGAGGGAGGCGTCGCGGACCCAGGTGTAGCGGTAGTCCCAGTTGCGTTCGCCGCCGAGCTGCTCGGGAAGGCCCGCGGTCAGCGCGGCGACCGGGGCTCCGGTGGGCGCGTAGGTGAGCAGCTTGAGGGTGATCGCGGAGCGGTTGACCGTTCCCTGCCAGCGTCCGCGGTAGCGGCTGCGGTGGATCCAGCCGTACCAGTAGGCGCAGGTGTCGTCGAAGGCCGCGCGGATGCCGGGCTGGGTGAGGGCGGGGGGCGCGGCGCCTCCCGCGGCGCACACGGTGAGTACGGCGGCTGCCATCTGGCCCTGGTCCAGCACGGTGGCGGCCGTGACGTCCTGTCCGTCCCCAGGGCCGTCGGGGCGGAGGTCGATGGGGGCCATGCCGACGACCTGGAGGTGGGCGTCGATGCCGGGGCCGCCGAAGTGGGCCGTGCCGTCCCGCAGGTGGAGCCGGTGGGGAGCGCGGCCGTAGTCGAAGCGGGGGCGGCAGGAGAGGCTGAAGCGCACCCGGCCGCGGGTCACCCGCATGACCCGGATCAGCTGGTGCCGGTCCGTGGCCCGGTCGGCGGGGCCCGGCGGCATGAAGTCGACGACCTCGCCGACGCCGTCGGGGGTGAGGAAGCGGGTGATGAGGACGGCGGTGTCGGCGAGGTACAGCTGCCGGGTGGTGACGTCGGGGCCGTCCACGGTGATCGCGAAGTGGCCGCCGCGGTCGTGGTCGAGCAGGGCGGCGAAGAGGCTCGGTGAGTCGAAGCGGGGTGCGCAGAACCAGTCGACGACGCCCTCGGAGGAGACGAGCGCCGCCGTCTGGAGGTCGCCGACCATGCCGTGGTCGGCGATCGGCGGGTAACGGCGCATCAGCGGCCCGCGGTGCCCGGCCGGCCCGCGGTGCCCGGCCGGCTCGCGGTGCCCGGCCCGGCCGCCGTGTCCGGCCTGTCCGCCGTGTCCGGCTGGTATGCGGCGAGCGCCCAGATCACGAACACGTCGATCGCCATCATGATCACGGACCAGACCGGGGCGTACGGCAAGAAGAGGAACTGTGCGAGCAGGCTCAGCGAGGCGAGCGCGATGCCGGCCGCGCGGGCCCAGGCGGCCCCGGACAGGATGCCCCAGCCGACGACGGCGGCGATGGCGCCGAGGATCACCAGGATCCAGCCCCAGCCGGTGAGGTTGATCTTGTAGACGTAGTCGCCGAGGCGGGCGTACACGTCGTCGGCGGCGATCGCGGATA
Coding sequences within it:
- a CDS encoding YdcF family protein, whose amino-acid sequence is MSQGVPVPEHEQRQITDEQFHDATLIWNYHQMGHEQRPCSAAIGLGSHDLGVATAAADLYRAGLFPVVVFSGGNSPTTRARFPRGEAVHYREHALGLGVPDEAILVEAKAANTGQNITFSRELLAGAGIGVESLLLISKPYMERRSYATCRKLWPEVEVVCASEPLELDDYIKSIGDEKLVVDMLVGDLQRVIEYPKLGFAVEQDVPGDVHDAYERLLHGGFDSRLIST
- a CDS encoding radical SAM protein; protein product: MTGMNISAERLTTKTTPRLVASPFLAQYLLVQPGLAAGVRIPEVRYEELRTSGAERRSVPDWLADAAREAWGTELPSSPVGDIVLVRERSQYGYGKASWEINLGCDYDCEFCYLGEKRFEGLDWAGKRTLLQTLRDAGVLWLQITGGEALIDREFGAAYEYAHQLGMMVQVSSNGSSLRKQPIRDLFARHRPYRLTLSVYGATAETYDKVTRNRGAFSRFLMGLDAAREDRLPVRLNVIVSDDNAHETDAMVRLAKSYGFPHQVFTNMSPTIDGEANPLATQALGHLKARSIFTGCNAGHTFFHVNPHGIASICKVGRDPSVNLITEGVEALPRLGVIAESLQLRTGGCSGCTKVGTCRTCRPLARLYQEAGDRRELYCQHGGYGS
- a CDS encoding aminoglycoside phosphotransferase, producing MSRIPFEQLPAGIRRAIADKTGAVHQAATAPTGMNSGIASVLETESGRVFVKGIPTDHPQVGAQRREAAISPHLPASCPRLYWHLELDGWSLLGYEVVDGRHADYAPGSPDLPLVEAALTELQAVTAPADIEIKDAVDRWADYAPPGTLQYFSGDILLHTDFARDNVLIVGKQARLVDWAWPTRGAAWIDPGALTLRLMDSGHPVAEAVAFAGRFPSWRDAEPEALAAFGAATAALWREIAAEDGTPWKRGMAKQAATLGHILGEGL
- a CDS encoding 5'-methylthioadenosine/S-adenosylhomocysteine nucleosidase; translation: MRSSSGKIVVFTALPLEYRAVRARVPNPQRIDHEAGTIFECGRIPGTSWEVYLAQVGQGNQGAAILTERAIRMIGPDAVFFTGIAGGMKHDIALGDVVVATRVFAYHGGKQEGTFKTRPETWPASHRLEQAARFAVLDPHWAQALLPAGREAPEVHFKPIAAGEVVVNARASALQELLDEHYNGVAAIETEGAGFAGAASMADQVPALVIRGISDRADGSKQHTDIGGFQLIAADNAAALTIAVIKALVSPGAVDAEPPSPHPDTVDTPIIASALIGQQLKEPLPVSWRKKLLPLGYSESATMEVHLIPEDSPRLPMRQMNQLKDDLVSRGRSEAFFTATEEVSSILEADFAAAYVRDPRHGRSVGLVITQSGQRTCWESLPRSTSLHMPVLDPEHTQERVADLLRFLLRLHDAPRTRFAPALAIDPAEILTVMSLDAARMSTSAVLARSGRGGPVQIMPDEVWDAATIGAAVPTIAEELTLRLMHHFRSPPGLRQF
- a CDS encoding alpha/beta hydrolase, translating into MHFTSERRLDDGVVEREFTLGGIPGFLWTPAGASASAPVPLILLGHPNLGLRRMYPRLVGRARHSAAEGFATATIELPGSGDRPRLPELEEARGELRRVMRAGEPVGEEIIDSVVLPLVERAVPEWRAALDALLALPEIGGPVAYSGGVISIGVRLAVVEPRIVAAGLFAGSLVPRATFDEARQVTIPLHVLLQWDDEGNDRQAALDLFDAFGSEEKSLHANMGGHTGVPPWAGDDASRFFARHLS
- a CDS encoding glycoside hydrolase family 15 protein, with the translated sequence MRRYPPIADHGMVGDLQTAALVSSEGVVDWFCAPRFDSPSLFAALLDHDRGGHFAITVDGPDVTTRQLYLADTAVLITRFLTPDGVGEVVDFMPPGPADRATDRHQLIRVMRVTRGRVRFSLSCRPRFDYGRAPHRLHLRDGTAHFGGPGIDAHLQVVGMAPIDLRPDGPGDGQDVTAATVLDQGQMAAAVLTVCAAGGAAPPALTQPGIRAAFDDTCAYWYGWIHRSRYRGRWQGTVNRSAITLKLLTYAPTGAPVAALTAGLPEQLGGERNWDYRYTWVRDASLSVHALFGLGFVEEAHAFRRWIGERMLSGGTVTGEPLQIMYRVDGDPHLTEEILGHFEGYGGSAPVRIGNGAADQLQLDIYGEAVHALTHTGDLAEFMGYDGWRGLCRVLDWLLGTWDRPDEGIWETRGGRQDFTYSRLMCWTAFDRGIRVARELARPADVPAWTEARDTILRQVMDRGWSPRRKAFVQHYGSDVLDASLLLMPAVGFIAPRDPRWLHTLDAMEAELVSDSLVYRYDPAASPDGLRGSEGTFSLCSFLYVDALARAGRRYQARYAFDKMLTYANHVGLFAEEIGATGEQLGNFPQAFTHLALITAALALDEELDRADH